In a single window of the Elaeis guineensis isolate ETL-2024a chromosome 4, EG11, whole genome shotgun sequence genome:
- the LOC105042646 gene encoding uncharacterized protein has protein sequence MVGGMRRSLSFPIPRCAPPNPRHRKPVRCSSLSCRFHPAVSHLDHNIRGLRAWHAAPRPLCGSPNWIAAGLERLDALLAALADLLFLPQAQEPLHRRRLSPWTDRLLDDFLRLADTHGSFRAALTELKSYQADAQVALRRNDEPRFASAVRAQRRAEKEFIRLAAGIHDVGRWPAIAEEEEEEEDSEGVDMAGIMRKVTVAAVAASAAVMVGVAATSGVATEAAAARGTGRQTWGAAVLRWTARAKAMMRGREKEREKAAAWRGAALAKLEKLEECIEALESSSERVFRTLVNTRVSLLNILTPTF, from the coding sequence ATGGTGGGCGGAATGCGCCGCTCCCTATCCTTCCCTATTCCCCGCTGCGCCCCTCCGAACCCCCGGCACCGGAAACCCGTGCGCTGCTCGAGCCTCTCGTGCCGCTTCCACCCCGCCGTCTCCCACCTCGACCACAACATCCGCGGCCTCCGGGCGTGGCACGCAGCGCCGCGGCCGCTGTGTGGGTCGCCGAATTGGATCGCCGCCGGCCTCGAACGCCTTGACGCCCTCCTCGCAGCCCTCGCGGACCTCCTATTCCTCCCCCAGGCCCAGGAACCTCTCCATCGCCGCCGCCTCTCACCCTGGACCGACCGCCTCCTCGACGACTTCCTCCGCCTCGCCGACACCCACGGATCCTTCCGCGCCGCCCTGACCGAGCTCAAGAGCTACCAGGCCGATGCCCAGGTCGCCCTCCGCCGCAACGACGAGCCCCGCTTCGCCTCCGCCGTCCGGGCCCAGCGCCGCGCCGAGAAGGAATTCATCCGCCTCGCTGCCGGCATCCACGACGTCGGGAGGTGGCCGGCAatagcggaggaggaggaggaggaggaggacagTGAGGGGGTGGACATGGCGGGGATCATGAGAAAGGTGACGGTGGCGGCGGTGGCGGCGTCCGCGGCGGTGATGGTGGGGGTAGCGGCGACGTCGGGGGTGGCGACGGAGGCGGCGGCGGCGCGTGGGACGGGGAGGCAGACGTGGGGGGCGGCGGTGCTGAGGTGGACAGCGAGGGCGAAGGCGATGATGAgggggagggagaaggagagggagaaggcgGCGGCGTGGCGGGGCGCGGCGTTGGcgaagttggagaagctggaggagTGCATCGAGGCGTTGGAGAGCAGCAGTGAGAGGGTATTTCGGACTCTGGTTAATACTAGAGTTTCTCTTCTCAACATCCTCACCCCCACCTTCTAA